One genomic region from Leptospira montravelensis encodes:
- a CDS encoding Hsp20/alpha crystallin family protein — translation MNTLTKEIKQEVTEAVEGKDQKSASNVRVYSPNVDVMETEEAILFRVEMPGVDQSSVEISIEKDQLILEGKFVPPAESRGQVRLAEYKEGNYFRKFTIGKAIHSDKAIAKMKNGILELTIPKMEPKKTKIEIQK, via the coding sequence ATGAATACACTCACAAAAGAAATCAAACAAGAAGTTACAGAAGCTGTTGAGGGGAAAGATCAAAAATCGGCATCGAATGTTCGTGTCTATTCACCTAATGTGGATGTTATGGAAACAGAAGAGGCAATTTTATTTCGAGTAGAAATGCCTGGAGTAGATCAATCTTCTGTAGAGATTTCCATCGAAAAGGACCAATTGATTTTAGAAGGAAAGTTTGTCCCACCTGCAGAATCAAGAGGCCAAGTGCGCCTTGCGGAATACAAGGAAGGAAATTACTTCCGAAAATTTACGATTGGTAAGGCAATCCATTCAGACAAAGCTATAGCTAAAATGAAAAACGGAATTTTGGAATTAACCATTCCCAAAATGGAACCTAAAAAAACAAAAATCGAAATTCAGAAATAA
- a CDS encoding RidA family protein, with the protein MSIEDTLKQLGLEIPPVPAALAAYIPSKRSGNLVFTSGQLPLVAGKLRKTGKVGKDLSLEEAKDEAKQCVLNALASILLQIQSLDKIKSIVKLGVFVSGTSEFTEQHLVANGASELLAAIFGEKGKHARFAIGVSSLPLDASVELEMVAEVE; encoded by the coding sequence ATGTCCATTGAAGATACGCTAAAACAATTGGGTTTAGAAATTCCCCCAGTCCCGGCTGCACTGGCTGCCTATATTCCTTCCAAACGATCAGGAAACCTAGTGTTTACCTCCGGACAACTCCCCCTTGTAGCAGGAAAACTACGGAAAACTGGGAAGGTGGGAAAAGATTTAAGTCTAGAAGAAGCGAAGGATGAGGCCAAACAATGTGTTCTTAATGCGCTTGCAAGTATCCTACTACAGATTCAATCTTTGGACAAAATCAAATCCATTGTTAAACTTGGAGTTTTTGTTTCAGGGACTTCAGAGTTCACCGAACAACACTTAGTTGCCAATGGAGCCTCAGAACTACTTGCAGCTATTTTTGGCGAAAAAGGAAAACATGCGCGTTTTGCTATTGGTGTAAGTTCTCTACCACTAGATGCTAGTGTGGAATTGGAAATGGTAGCGGAAGTAGAATGA
- the hisC gene encoding histidinol-phosphate transaminase, whose protein sequence is MDTLVRRELPAFKPYTPGEQPGLSASTIKLNTNENPYPPSPKIKEAVEKVIQTGVLRKYPNYHSRKLQELIAKDYDLDPDQILVTNGSDEALRLLFQALVGPGDVVVAPDPTYSFYPVLTEQMMVGATYKAVPLQSDLHFDFESLGKEQGKLLCFAHPNAPTGVEEPKDKLLNLVKNFNGIVLSDEAYIDFTEPNSSLVPEIKNYPNLVVSRTFSKSYALAGLRVGYLVGSLEVISWIRKLKDSYNVGILEQVVAEASYADKEYFLEKRTLVISERTKLKKELESLGFTIPNSSTNFLFCKPKSGVSPESLYLQLKEKNILIRYFSTGISKDYIRITIGTPEENGKLLGTILTLI, encoded by the coding sequence ATGGATACCCTGGTGCGAAGGGAACTACCAGCGTTTAAACCTTATACGCCTGGAGAACAACCAGGCCTTAGTGCCTCCACCATCAAACTCAATACCAACGAAAACCCCTACCCACCTTCTCCAAAAATCAAAGAAGCAGTAGAAAAGGTGATCCAAACAGGTGTTTTGCGAAAGTATCCAAACTACCACTCCCGGAAATTACAGGAACTTATCGCAAAAGATTATGACTTAGACCCGGACCAAATTTTGGTCACGAATGGATCGGACGAAGCCTTACGTTTGTTATTCCAAGCTCTCGTAGGACCAGGTGATGTTGTTGTGGCACCTGACCCAACCTATTCCTTTTATCCTGTTTTAACAGAACAAATGATGGTGGGAGCAACATACAAAGCGGTTCCATTACAATCCGACTTACATTTTGATTTTGAATCTTTGGGAAAGGAACAGGGAAAGTTACTTTGTTTTGCTCATCCCAATGCCCCGACTGGTGTGGAAGAACCAAAGGATAAACTTTTAAATTTAGTTAAAAATTTTAACGGGATTGTTCTTTCCGATGAAGCGTACATTGATTTTACAGAACCAAATTCTAGTTTGGTGCCTGAAATTAAAAACTATCCGAACCTAGTGGTTTCTCGCACATTTTCCAAATCCTATGCTCTTGCTGGCCTCCGTGTGGGGTATCTAGTAGGTTCACTCGAAGTGATCTCTTGGATTCGCAAACTCAAAGATTCTTATAATGTAGGAATTTTGGAACAAGTTGTGGCAGAAGCCTCTTATGCAGACAAAGAATATTTTTTGGAAAAACGAACTCTTGTCATTTCAGAAAGAACCAAACTAAAAAAAGAATTGGAATCACTTGGTTTTACTATTCCCAATTCTTCTACTAATTTTTTATTTTGCAAACCTAAGTCAGGTGTTTCACCAGAAAGTTTGTATTTACAGTTAAAAGAAAAGAACATCCTCATTAGGTATTTTTCTACGGGAATCTCCAAAGACTATATTCGTATCACCATAGGAACCCCAGAAGAAAATGGAAAACTATTAGGAACTATTCTTACGCTCATTTAA
- a CDS encoding GNAT family N-acetyltransferase yields the protein MNETLTIKISQSFGDFTKEEWNLLVPPDSVFQEYEFLSGLETAGCIGNSDWMPVIFSAWQAGILVGVLPAYLRRDSYGEYIFDFQWANAFHRAGIPYYPKLTVAVPFTPVTGSRILISANLKEEEKENISSLLLQTLLEYGKEKETSSVHILFCKEEEQKRGIQNSFAPRLSHQYHWFNKGFANFEEFLSTLVKDRRKTIRQERRKISESGLTIQTLTGDQITEEHAHIFFQFYQDTHSKKWGQAYLNRKFFIEMHRNFRHRLVLVLASDHSGKPVGGSWNVFRDGFLFGRYWGALEHIPNLHFECCYYRLIDFAITHKMERVEAGAQGEHKFLRGYEAVPMYSLHHIYNEQGRAAIESYLEREIMMERENISAYNSQSPIKSLREGN from the coding sequence TTGAATGAAACGTTAACGATAAAAATTTCCCAAAGTTTTGGGGACTTTACCAAGGAAGAATGGAATCTTTTGGTTCCTCCTGATTCTGTCTTCCAAGAATACGAATTTCTATCGGGGTTAGAAACCGCTGGTTGTATTGGAAATTCGGATTGGATGCCTGTGATTTTCTCTGCTTGGCAAGCTGGGATTCTAGTGGGTGTCCTACCTGCCTACCTTCGCCGGGATTCCTATGGGGAATATATTTTTGATTTCCAATGGGCCAATGCCTTTCACAGGGCAGGAATACCTTATTACCCGAAACTGACAGTGGCAGTTCCATTTACACCGGTGACGGGTTCTAGGATTTTAATTTCCGCCAATTTAAAGGAAGAGGAAAAAGAAAATATAAGTTCCCTGCTTTTACAAACTCTTTTGGAGTATGGAAAGGAAAAAGAAACTTCATCAGTTCATATTTTATTTTGTAAAGAGGAAGAACAGAAACGGGGAATTCAAAATTCTTTTGCACCCAGGCTTTCCCATCAATACCACTGGTTTAACAAAGGTTTTGCGAATTTTGAAGAGTTTTTATCCACTCTTGTCAAAGATCGTAGAAAAACGATCCGCCAGGAAAGGAGAAAAATTTCTGAATCAGGTCTTACCATCCAAACACTAACAGGTGATCAAATTACAGAAGAACATGCTCATATTTTTTTCCAGTTTTATCAGGATACTCATTCCAAAAAATGGGGACAGGCCTATTTAAATCGAAAGTTTTTTATAGAAATGCATCGGAATTTTAGGCATCGTTTGGTGTTAGTATTGGCAAGCGACCATTCGGGCAAACCAGTAGGTGGGAGTTGGAATGTATTCAGGGATGGGTTTTTATTTGGAAGGTATTGGGGAGCCCTGGAACATATACCCAATCTGCATTTTGAATGTTGTTATTACCGATTGATTGATTTTGCCATAACACATAAAATGGAACGAGTCGAAGCAGGCGCACAGGGAGAACATAAATTCCTTAGGGGATATGAAGCGGTTCCTATGTATAGTTTGCATCATATTTACAATGAACAAGGCAGGGCAGCCATTGAGTCTTACTTGGAACGTGAGATTATGATGGAGCGGGAAAATATTTCCGCATACAATTCGCAATCTCCTATCAAATCACTTAGGGAGGGCAACTGA
- a CDS encoding Hsp20/alpha crystallin family protein: MLFRILDPQTKANQFWRDFDRLNDELTRSILDSQFGSASNYPPVNVYTKEDEALVTCLLPGIETDHIDINVKDNLLSIHGRKKAEELAEGTEVHRREIYNGEFHRTLELPFRVDQEHVLAKYSNGVLNIHLPRREEDKPKKVSIIAG, encoded by the coding sequence ATGTTGTTTCGAATTTTAGACCCACAAACCAAAGCAAATCAGTTCTGGAGAGACTTTGACAGATTGAACGATGAGTTGACTCGTTCTATTTTGGACAGCCAATTTGGTTCTGCATCCAATTATCCTCCAGTAAACGTTTACACCAAGGAAGATGAAGCCCTTGTGACTTGTTTACTTCCAGGAATTGAGACAGACCACATCGACATTAACGTAAAAGACAATTTACTCTCCATTCACGGTAGAAAAAAAGCGGAGGAACTTGCGGAAGGAACAGAAGTCCACCGTCGAGAGATTTATAATGGAGAATTTCATAGAACCCTTGAATTACCGTTTCGAGTGGATCAGGAACATGTTTTGGCAAAATATTCAAATGGAGTTCTTAACATCCATCTTCCTAGAAGGGAAGAAGATAAACCTAAAAAAGTTTCTATCATAGCAGGGTAA
- a CDS encoding VOC family protein: MESGTTFDLQFYSLNLDGGENTGLPARFYQSFLGGTLLKESFGHSELKLTSGETIVFSKNTEHCPVRPGTITIRCDHSIKNHPQFSSLKLIEQVPGKNYSLWEDPWGNWVWIYFTDSK, translated from the coding sequence ATGGAGAGCGGGACAACATTCGATTTACAATTTTACTCTTTGAACTTAGACGGAGGAGAAAATACTGGCCTTCCTGCTCGTTTTTACCAATCGTTTTTAGGCGGGACTCTCCTAAAAGAAAGTTTTGGGCATTCGGAATTGAAACTGACTTCTGGTGAAACCATAGTATTCTCTAAAAATACAGAACATTGCCCGGTTCGCCCAGGAACCATCACCATTCGCTGTGATCACTCCATAAAGAACCATCCGCAATTTTCCTCTTTGAAGTTAATCGAGCAAGTTCCAGGGAAAAATTATTCCTTATGGGAAGACCCTTGGGGGAACTGGGTTTGGATTTATTTTACAGATTCTAAATAA
- a CDS encoding glycerophosphodiester phosphodiesterase, whose translation MFQPRIERLKSILGNKPANIGHRGARGLAPENTLVSFLVGAESTRFFELDTMLCASGELVVIHDFTVDRTTDGKGKVSEYKYRDLAELDAGSFFEEAFEGEQIPTLSQVIQTLPETTVFDIEMKSEGNPEERKALALALVKLIRKWNLTNRIWVSSFDWDLVNLIRQEEPEVLRGLLVEKGDSLNKNYMDYEPDLILPHLSACSKDFVEGLKKQSLLVIPYTTNTEKEWQELLTAGVAGLITDYPDQLASYLESVK comes from the coding sequence TTGTTCCAACCAAGAATCGAAAGACTCAAATCCATTTTAGGAAATAAGCCAGCCAATATTGGCCACAGGGGGGCTCGTGGCCTTGCTCCCGAGAACACCCTTGTTTCTTTCCTTGTGGGAGCGGAGTCGACAAGGTTTTTTGAATTGGATACGATGCTTTGTGCCTCGGGCGAACTTGTTGTCATACATGACTTTACAGTAGACCGCACTACTGATGGAAAAGGAAAGGTTTCTGAATATAAATACCGCGATTTAGCAGAACTTGATGCGGGAAGTTTTTTTGAAGAAGCCTTTGAAGGGGAACAAATTCCGACACTCTCTCAGGTTATCCAGACTCTCCCCGAAACCACAGTCTTTGATATTGAAATGAAAAGTGAAGGGAATCCAGAAGAGAGAAAGGCACTCGCACTTGCTCTTGTGAAACTCATTCGGAAATGGAATTTAACAAATCGAATTTGGGTGAGTAGTTTTGATTGGGATCTTGTAAATCTCATAAGACAGGAAGAACCAGAAGTACTACGTGGCCTTCTAGTAGAAAAGGGAGATTCGCTAAACAAGAATTATATGGATTATGAACCAGATTTAATCCTGCCTCATCTTTCTGCTTGTTCCAAAGATTTTGTGGAAGGCCTAAAAAAACAGTCTCTCCTTGTGATTCCTTACACTACCAATACAGAAAAAGAATGGCAGGAGTTACTAACAGCGGGTGTGGCCGGACTCATCACAGACTATCCAGACCAATTGGCCTCTTATTTAGAATCTGTAAAATAA
- the clpS gene encoding ATP-dependent Clp protease adapter ClpS codes for MSDPKRKSYTDMNVELLEREKQKKKLKKPDRYKVILINDDYTPQEFVVFVLANVFRKSMEESRQIMWKAHTSGSAVCGVYSLDIARTKVAEVHKLADDAGHPLQCQLAKEEDE; via the coding sequence ATGTCAGATCCAAAACGTAAATCTTATACCGATATGAACGTAGAACTTCTCGAAAGAGAAAAACAAAAGAAAAAGCTAAAAAAACCGGATCGGTATAAAGTCATTCTCATCAATGATGATTACACTCCTCAGGAATTTGTAGTTTTTGTACTAGCCAATGTATTTCGGAAATCAATGGAAGAATCTCGTCAAATTATGTGGAAGGCTCATACATCGGGCTCTGCGGTTTGTGGGGTGTATTCATTGGACATTGCTCGGACAAAAGTAGCTGAAGTACATAAACTCGCAGATGATGCGGGACATCCATTACAATGCCAATTGGCAAAAGAGGAGGACGAATGA
- a CDS encoding 2-isopropylmalate synthase, with translation MEDYVRIFDTTLRDGEQCPGAAMSEDEKVEIAQHLARMKVDIIEAGFPVSSPVQFKAVERIAREIEGPVICGLARALRPDLEAARDALKPAKQKRIHTFIASSPIHMKHKLGKSPAEVLEMARLAVKMARDFVTDVEFSPEDATRSEWEFLRELVEAVIEEGATTINIPDTVGYTTPQEYMDLFRFLKKEVKGADKVIFSAHCHNDLGLAVANSLATVLAGGRQIECTINGIGERAGNTAMEEVVMALKTRKDAFGVETKIDSTLITRGSHLVKTITGMVVQPNKAIVGANSFAHESGIHQDGVIKNRQTYEIMTPESVGLKSNRMVLGRHSGRAGFKDRVIRMGFDPKPEEIDNAYNRFLEIADKKKEVFDEDIAALFQAEISRSQVDEKYRLISFEQNTGSNKTPSSKISLQIKGEVKEGEAHGDGPVDSIFKAIGQVTGLSPLLSRLVISPVTEGTDAMAEASVTLEEGERRVVGKGDSTDIIEACAKAYINALNRL, from the coding sequence ATGGAAGATTACGTACGCATATTTGATACTACTTTAAGGGACGGAGAGCAGTGCCCTGGGGCTGCCATGAGCGAAGATGAGAAGGTGGAGATTGCCCAACACCTAGCCCGGATGAAGGTAGATATCATTGAGGCTGGATTCCCAGTTTCCTCACCTGTACAATTCAAAGCAGTCGAACGAATCGCTCGTGAAATTGAAGGCCCAGTCATTTGCGGGTTGGCCCGTGCCCTGCGTCCCGATTTAGAGGCGGCTCGGGATGCCCTAAAACCTGCCAAACAAAAACGCATTCATACTTTTATTGCCTCCTCTCCCATCCACATGAAACACAAGTTAGGCAAGTCTCCCGCAGAAGTTTTAGAGATGGCAAGACTTGCTGTAAAAATGGCAAGGGACTTTGTTACCGATGTAGAATTTTCACCGGAAGATGCCACTCGCTCCGAATGGGAGTTCTTACGCGAGTTAGTCGAAGCTGTCATTGAAGAAGGTGCCACTACCATCAATATCCCAGACACAGTGGGATATACCACACCACAAGAATATATGGATCTCTTTCGTTTCCTAAAAAAGGAAGTGAAAGGTGCTGACAAAGTCATATTTTCTGCACACTGCCACAACGACCTAGGACTTGCTGTCGCAAATTCACTCGCAACCGTTCTTGCAGGAGGTCGTCAGATTGAATGTACCATTAACGGGATTGGCGAAAGAGCAGGAAACACTGCTATGGAAGAGGTGGTGATGGCTCTAAAAACAAGAAAGGATGCTTTCGGAGTAGAAACAAAAATTGATTCCACTCTCATCACTCGCGGATCTCATTTGGTAAAAACCATCACGGGAATGGTTGTCCAACCTAACAAAGCCATTGTGGGAGCCAATTCCTTTGCGCACGAATCAGGAATCCACCAAGATGGTGTGATCAAAAACAGACAAACCTATGAAATTATGACTCCGGAATCCGTAGGACTCAAATCCAATCGTATGGTTCTTGGACGCCACTCTGGTCGGGCCGGTTTTAAGGACCGAGTCATTCGAATGGGTTTTGATCCAAAACCAGAAGAAATTGACAATGCTTACAACCGGTTCTTAGAGATTGCTGATAAAAAAAAGGAAGTCTTTGATGAAGACATCGCTGCCCTTTTCCAAGCAGAGATCAGCAGATCCCAAGTGGATGAAAAGTATCGACTTATTTCATTTGAACAAAATACGGGATCAAACAAAACTCCGAGTTCCAAAATCTCTTTGCAAATCAAGGGTGAGGTCAAAGAAGGCGAGGCACATGGCGACGGTCCAGTGGACAGTATCTTTAAAGCCATTGGCCAAGTGACAGGACTTTCGCCACTCCTTTCTAGGCTCGTAATTTCTCCTGTAACCGAAGGCACCGATGCAATGGCAGAAGCTTCAGTCACTTTAGAAGAAGGGGAACGTCGGGTTGTTGGGAAAGGTGATTCCACAGACATCATTGAAGCCTGTGCCAAAGCTTATATCAATGCCTTAAACCGGTTATAA
- the clpA gene encoding ATP-dependent Clp protease ATP-binding subunit ClpA, with translation MNLSLDLEKTLELAGNEASKYHHEFITLEHLLYGLTYNEKTKEVLVNVGCDLDLLRKELTEYFEEDLSTIAVPDLKIQPRYTVGVQFVIQFAAFHVQNSGKEEVDGNNVLVALFREEDSQAFYLLAKQEVNRLDVIKYISHGIKKDKEADEPNFAEETDAEELESGSKKSALEKFCVNLTERARLGKLDPCIGREVEIERTIHILSRRRKNNPIFVGEAGVGKTSIVEGIAERVIKGLVPKSLLNLEIYSLDMGLVMAGTKFRGEFEERLKAILQEVVGKPERIIFVDEIHTIVGAGAVSGGSLDASNLMKPALANGELKCIGTTTYKEYKSIFEKDHALSRRFQKIEVAEPSREDAIEILKGLKPKYESFHGVTYSPKAIEACVDLSSLHLRDRFLPDKAIDLMDESGAFVKLRDEKKEKAKKQVGILEIESLVAKIAKIPEKTVKADDKKKLENLDSEIKTIVFGQDHAIEQVVDAIHYSRSGLSDEGKPIGSFLFVGPTGVGKTEVAKTLAEKMGVEFLRFDMSEYMEKHSVSRLIGSPPGYVGYDQGGQLTDAIAKNPHCVLLFDEIEKAHEDIYNILLQVMDHATLTDSTGKKADFRNVILILTTNTGAQESSKPLLGFDTDRYDDRSLKAIERTFTPEFRNRLTAVVEFGALSIPVVELVVKRMFRTLQTKANEKGIHLELSDKAVRYLAETGYDKSMGARPIQRILNTEIGKPLSKKILFQKEKGSKYLVDVIEKNGKEVLEILEVSG, from the coding sequence ATGAACCTTTCCCTTGATTTAGAAAAAACCTTAGAACTTGCCGGTAACGAAGCCAGTAAATACCATCATGAATTTATTACCCTGGAACATTTATTATATGGACTTACCTATAATGAAAAAACCAAGGAAGTTCTCGTCAATGTTGGTTGCGATTTGGACCTTCTTAGAAAAGAACTGACAGAATACTTTGAAGAAGATTTATCCACCATTGCCGTTCCTGATTTAAAAATCCAACCTCGTTACACAGTCGGTGTTCAGTTTGTCATACAATTTGCTGCCTTCCATGTGCAAAATTCCGGCAAGGAAGAGGTGGATGGAAATAACGTACTGGTGGCACTGTTTCGAGAGGAAGATAGCCAAGCCTTCTATCTTCTCGCCAAACAAGAAGTCAACCGACTGGATGTAATAAAATACATCTCTCACGGAATTAAAAAAGATAAAGAAGCAGACGAACCTAATTTTGCCGAAGAAACCGATGCGGAAGAATTAGAATCCGGATCTAAAAAATCTGCATTGGAAAAATTCTGTGTTAACCTTACCGAAAGAGCCAGGTTAGGAAAATTAGATCCTTGTATTGGTAGGGAAGTTGAAATTGAAAGAACCATCCATATCTTATCTCGTCGTCGTAAAAATAATCCTATTTTTGTTGGCGAAGCGGGTGTTGGAAAAACATCAATCGTGGAAGGAATCGCCGAAAGAGTGATCAAGGGTCTTGTTCCGAAAAGTTTACTGAATTTAGAAATTTATTCTCTTGATATGGGACTTGTGATGGCAGGAACCAAATTTCGTGGGGAATTTGAAGAACGTTTGAAGGCCATCTTACAAGAAGTAGTTGGAAAACCTGAACGTATCATTTTTGTAGACGAAATTCATACCATTGTTGGAGCCGGTGCAGTCTCTGGTGGGAGTTTGGATGCATCCAATTTGATGAAACCAGCCCTTGCCAACGGAGAACTCAAATGTATAGGAACTACTACTTACAAAGAATATAAATCCATCTTTGAAAAAGACCATGCACTTTCTCGAAGATTTCAAAAGATTGAAGTCGCAGAACCTTCCCGAGAGGATGCGATTGAAATTTTAAAGGGATTAAAACCCAAATACGAATCTTTTCACGGAGTTACCTACAGTCCCAAAGCCATCGAAGCTTGCGTGGATTTATCAAGTCTTCACCTGAGGGATCGTTTTTTGCCGGATAAAGCCATTGATTTAATGGATGAGTCAGGCGCCTTTGTAAAGTTACGTGACGAGAAAAAAGAAAAGGCCAAAAAACAAGTTGGGATCTTAGAAATCGAATCCCTTGTGGCAAAAATTGCAAAAATTCCTGAAAAAACAGTCAAAGCTGATGACAAAAAGAAATTAGAAAATTTGGATTCGGAAATCAAAACTATAGTTTTTGGTCAGGATCATGCCATCGAACAAGTGGTAGATGCCATACATTATTCTCGTTCGGGTCTCAGCGACGAAGGAAAACCTATTGGTAGTTTTTTATTTGTTGGCCCTACTGGTGTGGGCAAAACCGAGGTGGCCAAAACTTTGGCAGAAAAAATGGGAGTGGAGTTTCTTCGTTTTGATATGAGTGAGTATATGGAAAAACATTCTGTATCTCGCCTCATTGGTAGCCCTCCAGGATATGTGGGTTATGACCAAGGCGGCCAATTGACTGATGCCATAGCTAAAAATCCCCACTGTGTGTTGTTATTCGATGAAATTGAAAAAGCCCATGAAGACATTTATAATATTTTGTTACAGGTGATGGACCATGCCACACTCACCGATAGCACAGGGAAAAAAGCAGATTTTCGAAATGTGATCCTTATCTTAACCACAAATACGGGTGCCCAGGAGAGTTCTAAACCGCTCCTAGGATTTGATACCGACAGGTATGATGACCGTTCCCTTAAAGCAATCGAAAGAACTTTCACTCCGGAATTTCGAAACCGACTCACTGCGGTTGTGGAATTTGGTGCTCTTTCTATTCCGGTGGTTGAGCTTGTAGTCAAACGTATGTTTCGAACTTTGCAAACTAAAGCCAATGAAAAAGGCATTCATTTGGAACTTTCAGACAAAGCCGTTAGGTATTTGGCAGAAACGGGATATGACAAATCAATGGGTGCAAGGCCCATCCAACGAATCTTAAATACCGAGATTGGAAAACCTCTTTCTAAAAAGATCCTGTTTCAAAAGGAAAAGGGTAGTAAATATCTTGTAGATGTAATTGAGAAAAACGGAAAAGAAGTTTTGGAAATTCTGGAAGTGAGTGGTTGA
- a CDS encoding queuosine precursor transporter: MHLLKQKPVILYTVLLSFFLTFLLLAELTGSKLFFAFGFTMTMGVIPFPVTFIITDLLNEYYGRKVVRATTFLGMVMIGFAYLLIVIDIQIPASPESPIDDASFERVFANSGLVILGSIIAYVIGQMIDLNTFHFLRKKTGGKHIWLRATGSTVISQLIDSYVVIFIALGKYHPVSKLVSIANTNFLYKLGVAILITPLLYAIHIYIDRYLGESLKKQMFHAAMEEEGLESTIQPG; the protein is encoded by the coding sequence ATGCACCTTCTCAAACAAAAACCAGTGATTCTTTATACGGTTCTTCTTAGTTTTTTTCTCACCTTTCTCCTGCTTGCGGAACTCACAGGTAGTAAATTATTTTTTGCCTTTGGATTCACAATGACTATGGGGGTTATTCCTTTTCCTGTTACCTTTATCATCACAGATCTTTTGAATGAATACTATGGTCGAAAAGTGGTTCGTGCCACAACGTTTCTTGGTATGGTGATGATTGGATTTGCCTATCTCCTCATTGTGATTGATATCCAAATTCCTGCAAGCCCTGAGTCGCCCATCGATGATGCCTCCTTCGAACGTGTGTTTGCCAATTCGGGTCTTGTGATTCTTGGTTCCATCATTGCTTATGTGATTGGTCAAATGATAGACCTAAATACCTTTCACTTCCTTCGTAAAAAGACAGGAGGAAAACATATTTGGCTACGGGCTACAGGTTCCACTGTCATCTCCCAACTCATCGATTCTTATGTGGTGATTTTTATCGCTCTTGGAAAATACCATCCTGTTTCTAAACTTGTCTCCATTGCCAACACAAACTTTCTTTATAAATTGGGAGTGGCCATTCTCATCACACCACTTCTCTATGCCATCCATATCTATATTGATCGTTATTTAGGAGAAAGTTTGAAAAAACAAATGTTCCATGCGGCAATGGAAGAAGAAGGTTTGGAGTCCACCATCCAACCAGGGTAA